From the Pelorhabdus rhamnosifermentans genome, the window GCCGCGGAATTTTCCCTTGCTGCTGAGCAGGTATTTTCTGAGGCTACTGTTGATGAAGTATATGATGAAAATTTTATTTTCCCCATAGAGGCCAAGGTAATTGCCATTGAAAGCCTGCCTGGCCAGTATGATCAGCGAGCAGACTCAGCTGAACAGTGTATTCAATTGATTACGCAAAAATCTCGGCCCCAAGTGGTTACAGGAAAAGTCCTCTTATTATATGGAAATCTCACTGACGAAGAAATAGGAGCCATTCAAAATTATTGTATTAATCCAGTGGAAAGTCGATCTGCCAGTCTAGAAAAGCCGAAAAGTTTAGAGCGTATGAGTGAAGTTCCTGCCGATGTGGCTGTTTTATCTGGCTTTCGCAATTTCTCAACCGCTGAGCGGACTAGATTAATTGATGAGCTGGGACTTGCCATGAGCGCAGCCGATTTGGAATTTTGCCAGTCTTATTTTCAGGAGGAACAGCGCGAGCCTACGCTAACCGAGATTAAGGTGCTTGATACGTATTGGTCTGATCATTGTCGCCATACGACGTTTCAAACGGAGATTGAAGATGTGGATATTGAACAAAGTCCGTTTAATGAGCCTGTTCAAGCCGCTTATGAGCGTTACCAAGCAGGACGGCAAAGAGTGTATGGACAAAAAGAAAAGTGTCTGTGTTTGATGGATATTGCTGTTTTGGCTATGAAAGAGCTTAAGACAGAGGGTAAATTGAATGGACTTGATGAATCAGAGGAAATTAATGCTTGTAGTATTGTCGTACCTGTGACAGTTGGGGGACACAAGGAAGACTGGCTGGTGATGTTTAAAAATGAAACACATAATCATCCCACAGAAATCGAACCTTTTGGTGGAGCGGCAACGTGTCTGGGTGGTGCCATCCGCGACCCCCTGTCAGGGCGTTCTTATGTCTATCAGGCCATGCGTGTTAGTGGCAGCGGTGATCCGCGCACACCTGTTGCTAAGACGTTACCGGGAAAATTGCCGCAACGGAAAATTACGCTAGGCGCTGCTTCTGGCTATAGTTCTTACGGGAATCAGATTGGTTTGGCTACGGGTCAAGTGACAGAAGTGTATGACGAAGGCTATGTGGCAAAACGAATGGAAATTGGTGCTGTTATTGGTGCTGCACCACGTAGTAATGTCGTGCGCGAAACGCCCCTTCTGGGCGATGTTGTCCTGCTTGTAGGCGGACGTACGGGTCGTGATGGTTGCGGCGGTGCTACCGGCTCTTCAAAGGCTCATACAGGCAATTCATTATCCAGCTGTAGTGCTGAGGTACAAAAAGGCAATGCTCCCACAGAAAGAAATATTCAGCGCCTCTTTAGAAATCCTGTTGTGAGTCAGATGATCAAACGCTGCAATGATTTCGGTGCCGGTGGCGTTTCTGTCGCTGTGGGGGAACTGACGGACAGCCTCTTAATTGATTTGGATCAGGTCATTAAAAAATATGATGGATTGGATGGCACGGAACTTGCCATCTCGGAATCACAGGAACGGATGGCTGTAGTTGTTGCTAAGGAAGATGCTACTGCTTTTATTCGTTATGGTCAGCAGGAAAACTTAGAAGTAACGCAAGTGGCCACTGTTACAGATACGGGCCGTTTGGTGATGTTATGGCGGGGCAAGGAAATTGTAAATTTGAGTCGTAAGTTTTTAGATTCAAATGGTGTTCGGCAAAAAACGAAAGTCAAAGTAACAGCACCTGAAAATAGAAATATATTTACGGCTCTCTTACCTCAAACAGCGGTTGCCTTGCCTGATGAAAAAGCAGCTTGGTTGGCTAATTTAGCGGATCTTAATGTATGCAGTCAAAAAGGGCTTGCGGAACGGTTTGATTCGACCATTGGGCGTAGGACAGTCTTAATGCCGTTTGGCGGTAAATATCAATTAAGCCCTGCTGAAGGTATGGCAGCGAAAATTCCTGTACAAACAGGTGAAACAACCGATATGACACTCATGACCTATGCCTATCAGTGTGATTTGGCAAAATGGAGTCCTTTTCATGGTGGTGTTTATGCTGTCACAAGTGCTATATCGAAAATTGTTGCTCTTGGCGGGGATGCCAGTAAGGTTTATCTTACTTTGCAGGAATACTTTGAAAGATTGGCAGACGACCCGGTAAAATGGGGTAAGCCTTTTAGTGCGCTATTAGGTGCCTATTGGGCTCAAATGCAACTGGGAGTTGTAGCTATTGGCGGAAAGGACAGTATGTCTGGTACCTTTAACGAGCTTAGTGTGCCACCAACCCTTGTGGCTTTTGCTGTGGCTGTAGGCGATACCAAGGAGATTATTTCAACGGAATTAAAACAAATAGGAAGTAAGCTTGTTTATTTGCCTTTGCCACGGAATGAACAGTTTTTGCCTGATTTTACGGTTCTCAAG encodes:
- a CDS encoding phosphoribosylformylglycinamidine synthase — protein: MESVRRLYVEKKPAFAVEAAALKQDLTVNLGIRHLTNLRILNRYDVTGLLAAEFSLAAEQVFSEATVDEVYDENFIFPIEAKVIAIESLPGQYDQRADSAEQCIQLITQKSRPQVVTGKVLLLYGNLTDEEIGAIQNYCINPVESRSASLEKPKSLERMSEVPADVAVLSGFRNFSTAERTRLIDELGLAMSAADLEFCQSYFQEEQREPTLTEIKVLDTYWSDHCRHTTFQTEIEDVDIEQSPFNEPVQAAYERYQAGRQRVYGQKEKCLCLMDIAVLAMKELKTEGKLNGLDESEEINACSIVVPVTVGGHKEDWLVMFKNETHNHPTEIEPFGGAATCLGGAIRDPLSGRSYVYQAMRVSGSGDPRTPVAKTLPGKLPQRKITLGAASGYSSYGNQIGLATGQVTEVYDEGYVAKRMEIGAVIGAAPRSNVVRETPLLGDVVLLVGGRTGRDGCGGATGSSKAHTGNSLSSCSAEVQKGNAPTERNIQRLFRNPVVSQMIKRCNDFGAGGVSVAVGELTDSLLIDLDQVIKKYDGLDGTELAISESQERMAVVVAKEDATAFIRYGQQENLEVTQVATVTDTGRLVMLWRGKEIVNLSRKFLDSNGVRQKTKVKVTAPENRNIFTALLPQTAVALPDEKAAWLANLADLNVCSQKGLAERFDSTIGRRTVLMPFGGKYQLSPAEGMAAKIPVQTGETTDMTLMTYAYQCDLAKWSPFHGGVYAVTSAISKIVALGGDASKVYLTLQEYFERLADDPVKWGKPFSALLGAYWAQMQLGVVAIGGKDSMSGTFNELSVPPTLVAFAVAVGDTKEIISTELKQIGSKLVYLPLPRNEQFLPDFTVLKNLYAKTTALMRCGKVLSAATVREGGLAATVSRMAFGNLIGVDLTASKHASEWFQSDYGALLLEIKEESDLAEAFAGVYYETIGRTIAEPDIRMGQTVISLKEALDAWTSPLEKVFPVKAVPAADQSAPVVTYQSHGTKRQGTSLAKPKVLIPVFPGTNCEMDSAEAFAAAGAKPEILVIRNMRPQDLQDSLAELIKKISTSQMIMLPGGFSAGDEPDGSGKFIATLFRNPAVTEAVNEFLSRDSLILGICNGFQALIKLGLLPYGKIQPLQAGFPTLTYNRIGRHISTYVETKITSKLSPWFERVQLGDQHTIAVSHGEGRFIASPAVLEMLRKNGQIATQYVDLAGLPAVDVPYNPNGSIWAVEGITSPDGKILGKMGHSERVGSYVGTNVSGNKDQRLFESGVAYFA